Proteins from a genomic interval of Candidatus Binatia bacterium:
- the acpS gene encoding holo-ACP synthase, protein MVSVGVDIVEVERIRRAIGRWGPLFLEKVFTPAEIAYCRGKAREAESFAVRFAAKEAFAKALKVGKASVWQEVEVVRSESPRPALALAGTALALAGSRRVDVSLSHIPTYAVAVVLVED, encoded by the coding sequence ATGGTGAGCGTCGGGGTGGACATCGTGGAGGTGGAGCGGATCCGCCGGGCGATCGGACGGTGGGGCCCGCTGTTCCTGGAAAAGGTCTTCACCCCGGCCGAGATCGCCTACTGCCGCGGGAAGGCGCGCGAGGCCGAGTCGTTCGCCGTGCGCTTTGCCGCGAAGGAAGCCTTCGCCAAGGCGCTCAAGGTGGGGAAGGCGTCGGTCTGGCAGGAGGTGGAGGTGGTCCGGAGCGAATCGCCGCGCCCCGCGCTGGCCCTGGCCGGAACCGCGCTCGCCCTCGCCGGGTCCCGCCGCGTCGACGTCTCCCTCTCGCACATCCCGACCTATGCCGTCGCCGTGGTCCTGGTGGAGGACTGA
- a CDS encoding NAD(P)H-hydrate dehydratase, with protein sequence MRLPPLESRAVTAEQMAALDRATIQGRGVPSLALMERAGREAAKRIASWWRSDGAALYGTAPGAAGASRPAGAPARGKAGARKPAARRAPAGGNVLILCGRGNNGGDGFVAARYLKGLGFTVRAAVAAEEGSLSPDARTNADACARARIPITFLPDPRGWGPGSEVALAARNTAFLVDALLGTGSTGAPRGAIGAAIEMADGSGRPVASIDLPSGVDGSTGYAEEPSIRAALTVTLAVVKTGLMLEPGRSHAGRVETVDIGIPPDLVAEQPASLLMADAGWARSLLPRRPADAHKGSMGRVLLIGGSGGMMGAVAMASESVLRAGAGYAVAAVPRSCVDVLESRVPAVVKRGMPETPARALALDALDPILNEALHADVMLIGPGASRDPETAELVRALVERVECPILLDADGLNAFEGRPLRRLHAPLLVSPHYGEAARLTGRLIAEVARDPMGWARRFSAQSNAIVCLKSTPMLTAAPAEPLILNASGNPGMATAGAGDALSGVISGLLAQGMDPSEAAAVGCFVHGLAGDVAARRKGMRGMIATDIVEAIPAALVALEVGAIEESEAR encoded by the coding sequence ATGCGCCTTCCGCCGCTCGAGTCGCGCGCGGTCACGGCCGAGCAGATGGCGGCCCTCGACCGCGCCACGATCCAGGGCCGCGGGGTACCCTCGCTCGCGTTGATGGAGCGCGCGGGCCGCGAGGCGGCGAAACGGATCGCGTCGTGGTGGCGGAGCGACGGCGCAGCGCTCTACGGGACCGCCCCGGGCGCGGCAGGGGCGTCGCGGCCCGCCGGCGCTCCGGCACGCGGCAAAGCCGGAGCGCGGAAGCCCGCGGCGCGCCGGGCTCCGGCGGGCGGGAATGTCCTGATTCTCTGCGGGCGCGGCAACAACGGCGGCGACGGCTTCGTCGCGGCCCGGTATCTCAAGGGGCTCGGCTTCACCGTGCGCGCCGCGGTCGCGGCCGAAGAGGGCTCCCTCTCGCCCGACGCGCGGACCAACGCCGACGCCTGCGCGCGGGCGCGCATCCCGATCACCTTCCTTCCCGATCCCCGGGGATGGGGGCCCGGAAGCGAGGTGGCGCTCGCCGCCCGCAACACGGCCTTCCTCGTGGACGCCCTGCTCGGCACCGGGTCGACCGGCGCGCCGCGGGGAGCGATCGGGGCGGCGATCGAGATGGCCGACGGCTCGGGGCGGCCGGTCGCCTCGATCGACCTCCCCTCGGGGGTGGACGGCTCCACCGGCTACGCCGAGGAGCCCTCGATCCGGGCGGCGCTCACGGTCACGCTGGCCGTCGTGAAGACGGGGCTCATGCTGGAGCCGGGACGAAGCCACGCGGGCCGGGTCGAGACCGTGGACATCGGGATCCCGCCCGACCTCGTCGCCGAGCAGCCCGCCTCGCTCCTCATGGCCGACGCGGGCTGGGCGCGGTCGCTCCTGCCGCGCCGCCCGGCCGACGCGCACAAGGGCTCCATGGGGCGCGTGCTCCTCATCGGCGGGAGCGGCGGGATGATGGGCGCGGTGGCGATGGCCTCCGAATCGGTGCTTCGCGCCGGCGCCGGGTACGCCGTCGCGGCCGTGCCGCGCTCCTGCGTCGATGTGCTGGAGTCGCGGGTCCCGGCGGTCGTGAAGCGCGGGATGCCGGAGACGCCGGCCCGCGCGCTCGCGCTCGACGCGCTCGACCCCATCCTGAACGAGGCGCTCCACGCCGACGTGATGCTGATCGGACCTGGCGCCTCGCGCGATCCGGAGACCGCCGAGCTGGTGCGGGCCCTGGTGGAACGGGTCGAGTGCCCGATCCTGCTCGACGCCGACGGCCTGAACGCTTTCGAGGGGCGACCGCTCCGCCGCCTGCACGCACCGCTCCTGGTTTCGCCCCACTACGGCGAGGCGGCCCGGCTCACCGGGCGGCTCATCGCCGAGGTGGCGCGCGATCCCATGGGATGGGCGCGCCGCTTCTCGGCGCAGAGCAACGCCATCGTGTGCCTCAAGTCCACGCCGATGCTGACGGCGGCTCCGGCCGAGCCTTTGATCCTGAACGCGAGCGGCAACCCCGGCATGGCCACGGCGGGGGCGGGGGACGCCCTCTCCGGCGTCATCTCGGGGCTCTTGGCACAGGGGATGGATCCGTCCGAAGCGGCCGCGGTGGGATGCTTCGTCCACGGGCTCGCCGGCGACGTGGCGGCCCGGCGGAAGGGCATGCGCGGGATGATCGCCACCGACATCGTCGAGGCGATCCCGGCGGCGCTGGTCGCGCTGGAAGTCGGCGCGATCGAGGAGTCGGAGGCGCGATGA
- a CDS encoding class II aldolase/adducin family protein, translating into MNPKGPGRDDPDGRRRGAGPSAERSAASRNRAVRIALAHDLVRAGRILDRRGMIAASEGNLSARMSVDRVLITRRGKRKGDLTPRDFVELTLMEPRDSVARGVASTEHRVHLVAYAVRRDVEAIVHAHPVALTAFALRGHAPDFSRIDEARAILGQVGFVRYHASGSDDLAEAVGLALDPPGVLAPAVLVLQNHGAISVGSNVEEAVSRMEIAEHLAAAMLLAERR; encoded by the coding sequence ATGAACCCCAAGGGTCCCGGGCGCGACGATCCCGACGGCCGCCGGCGCGGCGCCGGACCGAGCGCCGAGCGCTCCGCGGCCTCACGGAACCGCGCGGTGCGGATCGCGCTGGCCCACGACCTGGTGCGGGCCGGGCGGATTCTCGACCGCCGCGGGATGATCGCCGCCAGCGAAGGCAACCTGAGCGCGAGGATGTCCGTGGATCGCGTGCTGATCACGCGGCGCGGAAAGCGCAAGGGGGACCTCACCCCGCGCGACTTCGTGGAGCTCACGCTGATGGAGCCGCGCGATTCCGTAGCCCGCGGCGTCGCCTCGACCGAGCACCGCGTCCATCTCGTCGCCTATGCGGTGCGGCGCGACGTCGAGGCGATCGTGCACGCGCATCCGGTGGCCCTCACCGCGTTCGCGCTGCGCGGGCACGCTCCCGACTTCTCGCGCATCGACGAGGCGCGCGCCATCCTGGGGCAGGTCGGATTCGTGCGCTACCACGCCTCGGGAAGCGACGACCTGGCCGAGGCGGTCGGGCTCGCGCTCGATCCGCCGGGGGTCCTCGCGCCGGCGGTGCTGGTGCTGCAGAACCACGGGGCGATCTCGGTGGGGTCGAACGTGGAGGAGGCGGTCTCGCGGATGGAGATCGCGGAGCATCTCGCGGCGGCGATGCTCCTGGCCGAGCGGCGCTGA
- a CDS encoding secondary thiamine-phosphate synthase enzyme YjbQ, whose amino-acid sequence MRHFRKTLTFEIPARMEFVNITPEVEAALQESGIAEGLCLVNAMHITASVFINDDESGLHADYKKWLEDLAPFDASPARYRHNRTGEDNADAHLKRQVMGREVVVAVTKGKLDFGPWEQIFYGEFDGRRAKRVLIKIIGE is encoded by the coding sequence ATGCGGCATTTCCGAAAGACCCTCACCTTCGAGATCCCGGCCCGCATGGAGTTCGTGAACATCACCCCCGAGGTGGAGGCCGCGCTTCAGGAGAGCGGGATCGCCGAGGGACTCTGCCTGGTGAACGCGATGCACATCACGGCGAGCGTGTTCATCAACGACGACGAGTCCGGGCTGCACGCCGACTACAAGAAGTGGCTCGAGGACCTGGCCCCCTTCGACGCGAGCCCCGCGCGCTACCGACACAACCGCACCGGCGAGGACAACGCCGACGCCCATCTGAAGCGCCAGGTGATGGGGCGGGAGGTGGTCGTGGCGGTGACGAAGGGGAAGCTCGACTTCGGGCCGTGGGAGCAGATCTTCTACGGCGAGTTCGACGGGCGGCGGGCCAAGCGGGTGCTGATCAAGATCATCGGGGAGTAG
- a CDS encoding ATP-binding protein yields MTAAPGRPVTAPPEPDATGHALRLVARREHELLALSELSQELTISLDLYGVADLVLFNLMGQLGTARAALWLISEHGRSAPVLLRSHGMDRRTAAALGSVCGGWLLERFTREPRIVPAGEMTDEPARAAALLARRESIELFAPILTRGEVLGFLAIGPRLGAGSYGPVELQGLQTSLGMVGVALHNTKLYNRLLENNRQLRLANENLMELDRLKSEFLSNVNHELRTPLTVVIASLQIVIETEKPAPESAEFLNAALGEAQNLKGALEKLLDFSELRRNGIELHLESADVIEPLRRYYEERLPGVTQGLRELAFLAEPDLPPVRFDRQRLLQIVDALVDNAVKFTPEGSRIGIEVSRAERGGRSWARITVKDDGPGIAPDHMSTLFESFSQVDGSATRRVGGMGLGLAMAKQLAERMDGTLTAASRAGAGSAFSLDLPLA; encoded by the coding sequence GTGACGGCAGCGCCGGGGCGCCCGGTGACGGCTCCGCCGGAGCCCGACGCGACGGGCCACGCCCTGCGCCTGGTCGCGCGCCGGGAGCACGAGCTGCTCGCGCTCTCGGAGCTCAGCCAGGAGCTGACGATCTCGCTCGACCTCTATGGGGTCGCCGACCTGGTCCTCTTCAATCTCATGGGGCAGCTCGGAACCGCGCGTGCCGCGCTCTGGCTGATCTCCGAGCACGGGCGCTCGGCGCCGGTGCTGCTCCGCAGTCACGGCATGGACCGGCGGACCGCCGCCGCACTGGGCAGCGTCTGCGGAGGCTGGCTGCTCGAGCGCTTCACGCGGGAGCCGCGTATCGTGCCGGCCGGGGAGATGACGGACGAGCCGGCGCGCGCCGCCGCACTCCTGGCGCGACGCGAGTCGATCGAGCTTTTTGCGCCCATCCTCACGCGGGGCGAGGTCCTCGGATTTCTGGCGATCGGGCCTCGCCTCGGCGCGGGGAGCTACGGTCCCGTGGAGCTGCAGGGGCTGCAGACCTCGCTCGGCATGGTCGGCGTCGCGCTCCACAACACCAAGCTCTACAACCGGCTCCTGGAGAACAACCGGCAGCTTCGCCTCGCCAACGAAAATCTGATGGAGCTGGACCGCCTGAAATCGGAGTTCCTGAGCAACGTGAATCATGAGCTGCGCACCCCGTTGACCGTCGTGATCGCCTCGCTGCAGATCGTGATCGAGACCGAGAAGCCGGCCCCCGAGTCCGCCGAGTTCCTGAACGCGGCGCTCGGCGAGGCGCAGAATCTCAAGGGCGCGCTGGAGAAGCTGCTCGATTTCTCCGAGCTGCGGCGGAACGGGATCGAGCTGCATCTGGAGTCCGCGGACGTCATCGAACCGCTGCGGCGCTACTACGAGGAGCGGCTGCCCGGCGTCACGCAGGGCCTTCGGGAGCTCGCCTTCCTCGCCGAGCCCGACCTGCCGCCGGTCCGCTTCGACCGCCAGCGCCTGCTCCAGATCGTCGACGCGCTGGTGGACAACGCCGTCAAGTTCACGCCGGAGGGCTCCCGCATCGGGATCGAGGTGAGCCGCGCGGAGCGTGGCGGCCGGAGCTGGGCGCGGATCACCGTCAAGGACGACGGCCCCGGCATCGCTCCCGACCACATGAGCACGCTGTTCGAGTCGTTCAGCCAGGTGGACGGGTCCGCGACGCGACGCGTCGGCGGCATGGGCCTGGGGCTTGCCATGGCGAAGCAGCTGGCCGAGCGGATGGACGGGACGCTGACGGCCGCGAGCCGGGCGGGCGCGGGCTCGGCCTTCAGCCTGGATCTGCCTCTGGCGTAG